Proteins from one Loktanella sp. M215 genomic window:
- the gspN gene encoding type II secretion system protein N encodes MFRTAPSETADGPRLRRVKRAMALLALACLTALIYLAALVATMPASALSDLATMPRQVTALYGTIWQGRADLIDGYRIDWDHRPGALLGLRLAADATLQGPDTLLRGTVRVTPWTISARDVTGRAGPGLLALADGLAIAGCNTRAIVDVPYIALARSWAAAEGRIDVEAGDCTQNNGRIDPVPAMTLTLGTRSNDATGRLTTGDTLLAEASVKGDHRLTLTLHPAGSALIPGLPTGAPITLDYPF; translated from the coding sequence ATGTTCCGCACAGCCCCATCAGAAACCGCCGACGGGCCACGCCTGCGAAGGGTAAAGCGGGCGATGGCCCTGCTGGCATTGGCATGTCTGACCGCCCTGATCTATCTGGCGGCACTGGTGGCCACGATGCCCGCCAGCGCCCTGTCCGATCTTGCCACGATGCCGCGCCAAGTCACAGCCCTTTATGGCACGATCTGGCAGGGTCGCGCCGATCTGATCGACGGATACCGGATCGACTGGGATCACCGCCCCGGCGCTCTGCTGGGCCTGCGGCTGGCGGCGGATGCGACGCTGCAGGGGCCGGACACGCTGCTGCGGGGAACCGTGCGGGTCACACCCTGGACGATCTCGGCCCGCGACGTGACCGGGCGGGCCGGGCCGGGCCTGCTGGCACTGGCCGACGGTCTGGCGATCGCCGGATGCAACACCCGCGCCATCGTCGATGTGCCCTACATCGCCCTCGCCCGTAGCTGGGCCGCTGCCGAGGGTCGCATCGACGTCGAGGCGGGCGATTGCACCCAAAACAACGGCCGCATCGACCCGGTGCCGGCGATGACGCTGACGCTTGGCACCCGGTCCAACGACGCGACCGGGCGGCTGACCACCGGCGATACCCTGCTGGCAGAGGCATCGGTAAAAGGCGACCATCGCCTGACCCTGACCCTGCACCCGGCAGGATCAGCGCTGATCCCCGGCCTGCCGACCGGTGCGCCGATCACGCTCGACTATCCGTTCTGA
- a CDS encoding penicillin-binding protein activator, translating into MGLCGTSALGLLGGCGAIGGEPALPPAGTIGKAAFLAPLSGPQSSVGQMMRAAASLGGNDIGPGAEVAVYDSGGSEEQAVAAAQAAVAGGAQMLLGPLLSGQSRAVAAAVGRVPVVALTNDSTVAGGNLFVFGITPLQSARAVIGFAATRGKRRVGVVVPSTAFGQLHAAAAAAVGAGVGASVLAPVVTDTAAGLVDRLRSDGTLPDAVYLPVVGGAFTEQAAVLKAAGIQILGSDQWSAIIPYRTPALLDAWFAAPDPIRYEAFALAFEEQSGGEAGVLAGLAFDAVEMARLLGRLGQQNRAGLLRDGGFDGVLGPYRFTEGGQCDRALAVLGVQQGATVLIGATGA; encoded by the coding sequence ATGGGGCTGTGCGGAACATCTGCATTGGGCCTTCTTGGAGGGTGCGGCGCGATAGGCGGCGAACCGGCGTTGCCACCGGCGGGCACAATCGGCAAGGCGGCCTTTCTGGCGCCGCTGTCGGGACCGCAATCCTCAGTAGGTCAGATGATGCGCGCCGCTGCAAGCCTTGGTGGTAACGACATCGGTCCGGGCGCCGAAGTCGCCGTCTACGACTCTGGCGGGTCCGAAGAGCAGGCCGTTGCCGCAGCGCAAGCCGCCGTCGCGGGTGGGGCGCAGATGCTGCTGGGGCCGTTACTTTCGGGGCAAAGCCGGGCCGTTGCCGCGGCCGTCGGGCGAGTGCCTGTCGTGGCGCTGACGAATGACAGCACCGTGGCTGGCGGCAACCTGTTTGTCTTTGGCATCACACCGCTGCAGTCGGCCCGCGCCGTGATCGGCTTTGCCGCGACGCGCGGCAAGCGACGGGTTGGTGTCGTCGTGCCCTCGACCGCGTTCGGGCAGTTGCATGCGGCGGCGGCTGCCGCCGTCGGTGCGGGGGTCGGGGCGAGCGTGCTGGCGCCGGTCGTGACGGATACGGCGGCGGGTCTGGTCGACCGGTTGCGCAGCGATGGCACCCTGCCCGATGCCGTCTATCTGCCGGTGGTCGGCGGTGCCTTCACTGAACAGGCGGCGGTGCTGAAAGCGGCGGGCATACAGATTTTAGGGTCCGATCAGTGGTCGGCCATCATCCCCTACCGGACCCCGGCGTTGCTGGATGCCTGGTTCGCCGCACCCGATCCGATCCGCTACGAAGCCTTCGCGCTGGCCTTCGAGGAACAATCCGGCGGAGAGGCGGGCGTTCTGGCCGGCCTCGCCTTCGATGCTGTCGAGATGGCGCGCCTGCTGGGGCGTCTGGGGCAGCAAAACCGCGCGGGCCTGCTGCGCGACGGCGGCTTCGACGGCGTTCTGGGGCCATACCGTTTCACCGAAGGCGGCCAGTGCGACCGGGCGCTGGCGGTGCTGGGCGTGCAGCAGGGGGCGACCGTCCTGATCGGCGCCACTGGCGCATGA
- a CDS encoding prepilin-type N-terminal cleavage/methylation domain-containing protein, translating into MTSPRRACVVAPRRACNVAPRRGDAGLTLVEMLVALVLFALVGLASFTTLDAIIRVRDRTDGRLEQIARIDRALQLFSRDLIQSAAGEVSLSDGVLRVGRRTGSPLSWQMTDGALVRSVDAVGSAGGMDQTLLPDIATVTFRVRDLAGGWSDVWPVAEDGLNPAGVEMAVDLGPDQGTLLRLAPVPRKVPEDRPSDVLFGDAATGDAVPATQP; encoded by the coding sequence ATGACATCGCCCCGCCGGGCTTGCGTTGTTGCGCCCCGAAGGGCTTGCAATGTTGCGCCCCGAAGGGGCGACGCCGGACTGACACTGGTGGAAATGCTGGTGGCGCTGGTGCTGTTCGCGCTGGTAGGGCTTGCCTCCTTCACGACCTTGGACGCGATCATCCGGGTCCGTGACCGCACCGATGGACGGTTAGAGCAGATTGCCCGGATCGACCGCGCGCTGCAGCTGTTCAGCCGGGATCTGATCCAGTCCGCCGCAGGCGAAGTGTCACTGTCGGATGGCGTGTTGCGCGTTGGACGCCGCACGGGATCGCCGTTGTCGTGGCAGATGACCGACGGCGCGCTGGTGCGCAGTGTCGATGCGGTCGGCAGCGCAGGCGGAATGGATCAGACCCTGCTGCCCGATATCGCGACCGTGACGTTTCGCGTCCGCGACCTTGCGGGTGGCTGGTCGGATGTCTGGCCGGTGGCCGAGGATGGCCTGAATCCGGCCGGGGTCGAGATGGCAGTCGACCTTGGCCCGGATCAAGGTACGCTGTTGCGACTTGCGCCGGTGCCGCGAAAGGTGCCTGAAGACCGCCCCAGCGACGTGTTGTTCGGCGATGCGGCGACAGGCGATGCGGTGCCGGCAACGCAGCCATGA
- a CDS encoding type II secretion system protein GspK, which produces MKRDSGIILVNVLVALALGAALVVLMFTSQDNLIDRTRRAAAASQAEALALGGEASVVDALYRDMIAAPETDNFTESWAAIQQAPVQLESGTFSVTISDAQALFDVNQLAGQMGGLAQVQTLDLLLAQAGLPPQVAQSIVRQLQADGPVRDIADLRDLDPTARATLAGLITALPLPGAVNLNTAPAPVLAAVLGNAAAASRLATLRDRQGFVTEADLAALGGLGVNGAGLTSDVYDVTITAEVDGTPVTLTSRVVRLHATPAQREVMVVARRFGPVPR; this is translated from the coding sequence ATGAAGCGCGACAGCGGCATCATCCTCGTCAATGTGCTGGTGGCGCTGGCCCTTGGGGCGGCCTTGGTCGTGCTGATGTTCACGTCTCAGGATAACCTGATCGACCGCACACGGCGGGCTGCCGCCGCCAGTCAGGCCGAGGCGCTGGCGCTGGGTGGCGAAGCTTCGGTGGTGGACGCGCTTTACCGCGACATGATCGCGGCGCCCGAGACCGACAATTTCACCGAAAGCTGGGCCGCGATCCAGCAGGCGCCGGTGCAACTGGAAAGCGGCACATTCTCTGTGACGATCAGCGACGCGCAGGCGCTGTTCGACGTCAATCAACTGGCGGGGCAGATGGGCGGGTTGGCGCAGGTGCAGACGCTGGACCTGCTGTTGGCACAAGCCGGTCTGCCGCCACAGGTCGCGCAGAGCATCGTCCGGCAGTTGCAGGCGGACGGTCCGGTCCGCGATATCGCTGACCTGCGCGACCTTGACCCAACGGCGCGGGCAACGCTGGCCGGTCTGATCACGGCGCTGCCCTTGCCGGGGGCGGTCAACCTGAACACGGCGCCGGCCCCGGTTCTGGCTGCGGTGCTGGGCAACGCTGCGGCCGCGTCGCGGCTGGCGACGCTGCGCGACCGTCAGGGCTTTGTGACAGAGGCGGATCTGGCGGCGCTGGGCGGACTGGGGGTCAACGGGGCCGGTCTGACGTCCGACGTCTATGACGTGACCATCACGGCAGAGGTCGACGGAACCCCCGTGACCCTGACCAGTCGGGTGGTCCGCCTGCACGCCACGCCAGCACAGCGCGAAGTGATGGTGGTCGCACGGCGGTTTGGTCCCGTTCCACGGTAA
- a CDS encoding DUF4331 domain-containing protein has protein sequence MTFSMRHLLTGTTAAAVCLTATLAGASSHREAPAITETPKIDGTDFYMFRSYEPTRGNYVTFIANYQPLQAPYGGPNYFTMDPNAIYEISIDNNGDAVEDMTFQFSFNNDLSNKGFGKELMIGDKKVAIPLRNFGPITANDSKTNLNETESYTVNVIRGDRRSGTSAQLVIGNGNGNFVKPVDNIGQKSLPNYAAYANKFAYDNVTIPGCDGKARVFVGQRAEAFAVNLGQVFDLVNLVPLQGADNNNFPQYNVGNYPYKGVGMQQQRANDDLIGKANVTSIALEVPISCVTAGSEPVIGAWTTASLPQGSLEDPSPTYEQDAKFGGAWVQQSRLSAPLVNELVIGLRDKNLFNAAEPTQDSALATYVTNPTLPALLDSLFRKALGAKGNIAPSKFPRNDLVAAFLTGFKGFNQPANVVPSEMLRLNTAVPATPLANQNVFGVVAEDLAGFPNGRRPADDTVDIALRVVMGALCWPVPLGAELGAPGAVEDTGSDLINLGYCASSTAPVGNLPFTDAAPIKPSELPAAFPYLNTPLPGSRS, from the coding sequence ATGACATTTTCGATGAGACACCTGCTGACGGGGACGACGGCCGCCGCCGTCTGCCTGACGGCAACACTGGCCGGTGCATCCTCGCACCGCGAGGCGCCCGCGATCACCGAGACACCCAAGATTGATGGCACGGACTTCTACATGTTCCGCAGCTACGAGCCGACGCGCGGCAATTACGTGACATTCATCGCCAATTACCAGCCGCTTCAGGCGCCTTACGGCGGTCCGAATTATTTCACCATGGATCCCAATGCGATCTATGAAATCTCCATCGACAACAACGGCGACGCTGTCGAGGACATGACCTTCCAATTCAGCTTCAACAACGACTTGAGCAACAAGGGTTTCGGCAAGGAACTCATGATCGGTGACAAGAAGGTTGCCATTCCGCTGCGCAACTTCGGCCCGATCACGGCAAACGACTCGAAAACCAATCTGAACGAAACCGAAAGCTATACCGTCAACGTGATCCGCGGCGACCGTCGCAGCGGCACGTCGGCCCAGTTGGTGATCGGCAACGGCAACGGCAATTTCGTCAAGCCGGTCGACAATATCGGTCAGAAATCGCTGCCGAACTACGCGGCCTACGCCAACAAGTTCGCCTATGACAACGTCACGATCCCCGGCTGCGACGGCAAGGCCCGCGTGTTCGTCGGCCAGCGCGCCGAAGCCTTCGCCGTGAACCTTGGCCAGGTCTTTGACCTCGTCAATCTGGTGCCGCTGCAGGGCGCGGACAACAACAACTTTCCGCAGTACAACGTCGGCAACTATCCCTACAAGGGCGTCGGCATGCAGCAGCAGCGCGCCAACGACGACCTGATCGGCAAGGCAAACGTGACCTCGATCGCACTGGAAGTGCCGATCAGCTGCGTCACGGCAGGCTCGGAGCCCGTCATCGGTGCGTGGACGACGGCCAGCCTGCCGCAGGGCTCGCTGGAAGACCCCTCGCCCACCTACGAGCAGGACGCAAAGTTCGGCGGTGCCTGGGTCCAGCAGTCCCGGCTCTCCGCACCGTTGGTGAACGAACTGGTCATCGGCCTGCGTGACAAGAACCTGTTCAACGCGGCAGAGCCGACACAGGACAGCGCTCTTGCAACCTATGTCACCAACCCGACCCTGCCCGCATTGCTTGACTCGCTCTTCCGCAAAGCCTTGGGCGCCAAAGGCAACATCGCGCCGTCGAAATTCCCGCGCAACGATCTGGTGGCCGCATTCCTGACCGGCTTCAAAGGCTTCAACCAACCTGCCAACGTGGTGCCTTCTGAAATGTTGCGCCTGAACACCGCGGTGCCGGCGACGCCGCTGGCCAACCAGAACGTGTTCGGTGTCGTGGCCGAAGACCTTGCAGGCTTTCCGAACGGCCGTCGTCCTGCTGACGACACCGTCGACATCGCCCTGCGCGTGGTGATGGGCGCACTCTGCTGGCCCGTTCCGCTGGGTGCTGAACTGGGCGCGCCTGGTGCTGTCGAAGATACCGGCAGTGACCTGATCAACCTCGGGTACTGTGCAAGCTCCACCGCCCCTGTCGGCAACCTGCCGTTCACCGATGCTGCACCGATCAAGCCCAGCGAACTGCCTGCAGCGTTCCCCTACCTGAACACGCCGCTTCCCGGCAGCCGCAGCTAA
- a CDS encoding HlyD family secretion protein, which yields MLHLKRLFPTLLAVLIGGIGVLVVLFAWQLPPFANTVATTENANVRGTVTTIAPQISGHVVTVAAQDFQTVQKGDVLVRLDDRQAQERLAQAQAALNTAKATLDTGDQSIRSAEATLHAREAVRDSAQAAVETADTNWTRVASLKDRGVVSASTADAADLTRQQAASAVEAAQSQIEVSREDVAAARINRQSLEAGITSAEAAVELAQIDLDNTVIRAPVDGRLGQISVHAGQFVSAGSALMALVGQDIWVIANFKETELYGMQLGQTATVTVDALRDRAFTGHIAEFSPATASEFSLLSGSNATGNFTKIAQRLPVRIELDPGQTQQEYLAPGLSVTVRIDTAATPSQGR from the coding sequence ATGCTACATCTCAAACGCCTGTTTCCAACGCTGCTTGCCGTCTTGATCGGCGGCATCGGCGTCCTTGTCGTCCTCTTTGCGTGGCAGTTGCCGCCTTTCGCCAACACGGTCGCCACGACCGAAAACGCCAACGTGCGCGGCACCGTCACGACGATCGCGCCGCAGATCTCGGGTCACGTCGTCACCGTCGCGGCGCAGGATTTCCAGACCGTCCAAAAAGGCGACGTTCTGGTCCGCCTCGACGACCGGCAGGCGCAGGAACGTCTGGCGCAGGCACAGGCGGCCCTGAATACAGCCAAGGCGACGCTCGACACGGGCGACCAGTCGATCCGGTCGGCCGAGGCGACGCTGCACGCACGCGAAGCCGTACGCGATTCAGCGCAGGCCGCGGTCGAGACGGCGGATACCAACTGGACCCGCGTTGCCTCCCTCAAGGACCGCGGCGTGGTCTCGGCCAGCACCGCCGACGCGGCGGATCTGACCCGGCAGCAGGCGGCCTCCGCGGTCGAAGCCGCGCAAAGCCAGATTGAGGTCAGCCGCGAGGACGTCGCCGCCGCCCGCATCAACCGCCAGTCGCTGGAGGCCGGGATTACCAGCGCCGAAGCCGCCGTGGAACTGGCGCAGATCGATCTGGACAATACCGTGATCCGCGCCCCCGTCGACGGCCGTCTGGGCCAGATCAGCGTGCATGCGGGGCAGTTCGTCAGCGCCGGCAGCGCCCTGATGGCATTGGTCGGTCAGGATATCTGGGTCATCGCGAACTTCAAGGAAACAGAGCTTTACGGCATGCAATTGGGTCAGACCGCGACGGTCACTGTCGACGCCCTGCGCGACCGCGCCTTCACTGGTCACATTGCAGAATTTTCTCCCGCCACGGCGTCAGAGTTCAGCCTGCTGTCGGGCAGCAACGCGACCGGCAACTTCACCAAGATCGCACAGCGCCTGCCGGTCCGTATCGAGCTTGATCCCGGTCAGACCCAGCAGGAATATCTAGCCCCCGGTCTGTCGGTGACAGTCCGTATCGACACCGCGGCCACACCCTCGCAAGGCAGGTGA